The following proteins come from a genomic window of Triticum aestivum cultivar Chinese Spring chromosome 6A, IWGSC CS RefSeq v2.1, whole genome shotgun sequence:
- the LOC123132253 gene encoding GATA transcription factor 17 isoform X2 — MSGHHDASKPYQPRRGPERPPPQQPAEDEEAAAAAAAMAEVEAAAGAMEQYEPHLEHGEEEEEEEGEEEGEEEGEEGHGYAYDYVTGEAVPMDEEGAAAAAHAHHGAAGPHGMEAGGAPQAPSNTLTLSFQGEVFVFESVSAEKVQAVLLLLGGRELGPGMGVGPSSSASYSKRLNSHRMASLMRFREKRKERNFDKKIRYSVRKEVAHRMQRHKGQFTSSKAKAEEAAAAANSDWGAVEGRPLSAPVCQHCGISSNNTPMMRRGPDGPRTLCNACGLAWANKGMMREVKGHTPLKVVPPATDDANGVAEAPTAEQQHLALEAAPEAPVAPAPAANGHDS; from the exons ATGAGCGGCCACCACGACGCCAGCAAGCCCTACCAGCCCCGCCGGGGCCCGGAGCGCCCCCCGCCGCAGCAGCCggcggaggacgaggaggcggccgcggccgcggcggcgaTGGCCGAGGTCGAGGCCGCGGCGGGGGCGATGGAGCAGTACGAGCCGCATCTGgagcacggggaggaggaggaagaggaggagggggaggaagagggggaggaggagggagaggaagggcaTGGGTACGCGTACGATTATGTTACCGGGGAGGCCGTCCCGATGGACGAGGAAGGCGCCGCGGCCGCGGCGCACGCCCACCACGGCGCGGCAGGGCCGCACGGCATGGAGGCGGGCGGCGCACCACAAGCCCCGTCGAACACGCTCACGCTCTCTTTCCAGGGCGAGGTGTTCGTCTTCGAGTCTGTGTCTGCCGAGAAG GTGCAAGCGGTTCTCTTATTGCTTGGAGGAAGGGAGCTCGGCCCGGGTATGGGCGTGGGGCCGTCGTCTTCAGCATCATACAGTAAG AGGTTGAATTCACATCGGATGGCATCACTGATGAGGTTCCGCGAAAAGCGCAAGGAAAGGAACTTCGATAAGAAGATCCGCTATTCTGTTAGGAAGGAAGTTGCACATAG GATGCAGCGCCATAAAGGTCAGTTCACATCATCAAAAGCAAAGGCCGAAGAAGCCGCAGCTGCGGCTAATTCGGATTGGGGTGCAGTGGAAGGTCGACCTCTTTCGGCGCCTGT ATGCCAGCATTGTGGTATTAGTTCTAATAATACACCTATGATGCGTCGAGGACCGGATGGACCAAGGACTTTGTGCAATGCATGTGGACTCGCGTGGGCAAATAAG GGTATGATGAGAGAGGTCAAAGGTCACACACCTTTGAAAGTTGTGCCGCCAGCAACCGATGACGCT AATGGAGTTGCTGAAGCACCCACTGCTGAGCAGCAACATCTCGCACTAGAAGCTGCACCAGAAGCGCCAGTAGCTCCTGCTCCTGCTGCCAATGGCCATGATTCATAG
- the LOC123132253 gene encoding GATA transcription factor 17 isoform X1, whose product MSGHHDASKPYQPRRGPERPPPQQPAEDEEAAAAAAAMAEVEAAAGAMEQYEPHLEHGEEEEEEEGEEEGEEEGEEGHGYAYDYVTGEAVPMDEEGAAAAAHAHHGAAGPHGMEAGGAPQAPSNTLTLSFQGEVFVFESVSAEKVQAVLLLLGGRELGPGMGVGPSSSASYSKRLNSHRMASLMRFREKRKERNFDKKIRYSVRKEVAHRMQRHKGQFTSSKAKAEEAAAAANSDWGAVEGRPLSAPVCQHCGISSNNTPMMRRGPDGPRTLCNACGLAWANKGMMREVKGHTPLKVVPPATDDAQNGVAEAPTAEQQHLALEAAPEAPVAPAPAANGHDS is encoded by the exons ATGAGCGGCCACCACGACGCCAGCAAGCCCTACCAGCCCCGCCGGGGCCCGGAGCGCCCCCCGCCGCAGCAGCCggcggaggacgaggaggcggccgcggccgcggcggcgaTGGCCGAGGTCGAGGCCGCGGCGGGGGCGATGGAGCAGTACGAGCCGCATCTGgagcacggggaggaggaggaagaggaggagggggaggaagagggggaggaggagggagaggaagggcaTGGGTACGCGTACGATTATGTTACCGGGGAGGCCGTCCCGATGGACGAGGAAGGCGCCGCGGCCGCGGCGCACGCCCACCACGGCGCGGCAGGGCCGCACGGCATGGAGGCGGGCGGCGCACCACAAGCCCCGTCGAACACGCTCACGCTCTCTTTCCAGGGCGAGGTGTTCGTCTTCGAGTCTGTGTCTGCCGAGAAG GTGCAAGCGGTTCTCTTATTGCTTGGAGGAAGGGAGCTCGGCCCGGGTATGGGCGTGGGGCCGTCGTCTTCAGCATCATACAGTAAG AGGTTGAATTCACATCGGATGGCATCACTGATGAGGTTCCGCGAAAAGCGCAAGGAAAGGAACTTCGATAAGAAGATCCGCTATTCTGTTAGGAAGGAAGTTGCACATAG GATGCAGCGCCATAAAGGTCAGTTCACATCATCAAAAGCAAAGGCCGAAGAAGCCGCAGCTGCGGCTAATTCGGATTGGGGTGCAGTGGAAGGTCGACCTCTTTCGGCGCCTGT ATGCCAGCATTGTGGTATTAGTTCTAATAATACACCTATGATGCGTCGAGGACCGGATGGACCAAGGACTTTGTGCAATGCATGTGGACTCGCGTGGGCAAATAAG GGTATGATGAGAGAGGTCAAAGGTCACACACCTTTGAAAGTTGTGCCGCCAGCAACCGATGACGCT CAGAATGGAGTTGCTGAAGCACCCACTGCTGAGCAGCAACATCTCGCACTAGAAGCTGCACCAGAAGCGCCAGTAGCTCCTGCTCCTGCTGCCAATGGCCATGATTCATAG